A single genomic interval of Monodelphis domestica isolate mMonDom1 chromosome X, mMonDom1.pri, whole genome shotgun sequence harbors:
- the GJB1 gene encoding gap junction beta-1 protein, with product MNWTGLYALLSGVNRHSTAIGRVWLSVIFIFRIMVLVVAAESVWGDEKSSFICNTMQPGCNSVCYDHFFPISHVRLWALQLILVSTPALLVAMHVAHQQHMEKKLLRLEGHGDPLSLEEVKRHKVHISGTLWWTYVISVLFRLLFEAVFMYVFYLLYPGYAMVRLVKCDSYPCPNVVDCFVSRPTEKTVFTVFMLAASGICIVLNVAELVYLVVRACARRAQHRSNPPSRKGSGFGHRLSHECKQNEINKLLSDQDGSLKDILRRSPGTGAGLTEKSDRCSAC from the coding sequence ATGAACTGGACAGGCCTGTACGCCTTACTCAGTGGTGTAAACCGGCACTCTACCGCCATCGGGCGCGTCTGGCTCTCAGTCATCTTCATCTTTCGCATCATGGTGCTGGTGGTGGCCGCTGAGAGCGTGTGGGGAGATGAGAAGTCCTCCTTCATCTGCAACACCATGCAGCCTGGCTGTAACAGTGTGTGCTATGACCACTTCTTTCCCATCTCCCACGTGCGCCTGTGGGCCCTGCAGCTCATCCTGGTGTCCACACCGGCCCTGCTTGTGGCCATGCATGTGGCCCACCAGCAGCATATGGAGAAGAAGCTGTTGCGACTTGAGGGCCACGGGGACCCCCTGAGCCTGGAAGAGGTCAAACGGCACAAGGTGCACATCTCAGGCACACTGTGGTGGACCTATGTCATCAGTGTGCTCTTTCGCCTGCTCTTTGAGGCTGTCTTCATGTATGTCTTCTACCTGCTCTACCCAGGCTACGCCATGGTGCGCCTGGTCAAGTGTGACAGCTACCCTTGCCCCAATGTGGTGGACTGCTTCGTGTCACGGCCCACTGAGAAGACCGTCTTCACCGTCTTCATGCTGGCTGCCTCAGGCATCTGCATTGTGCTCAACGTGGCAGAGCTGGTGTACCTCGTTGTCCGTGCCTGTGCCAGGCGGGCCCAGCACCGCTCCAACCCACCCTCACGCAAGGGTTCGGGATTTGGCCACCGGCTGTCCCACGAGTGCAAACAGAACGAGATCAACAAGCTGCTCAGTGACCAAGATGGCTCCCTCAAAGACATACTGCGGCGCAGCCCGGGCACTGGAGCTGGCCTCACTGAGAAGAGTGACCGCTGCTCTGCCTGTTGA